The following coding sequences lie in one Leishmania panamensis strain MHOM/PA/94/PSC-1 chromosome 19 sequence genomic window:
- the MPK9 gene encoding mitogen activated protein kinase, putative (TriTrypDB/GeneDB-style sysID: LpmP.19.0150) produces MERYTVMGQLGDGSFGTVSKAQNTSTGEIVAVKKMKQRFHSWEECLQLREIQSLRKVQHLNLVKLKEVVREKTELFLIFEYCEKNIFQIQRQRADQMSGTIAFSDKEIRSIMCQTLLGVQAIHKAGFMHRDLKPENLLISGDVVKVADFGLAKEIRSRPPFTEYVSTRWYRAPEIVLHSTHYNSPIDIWACAVIFAELYLCRPLFPGTSESDQLFKICSVLGSPAPNEWDEGYQLARRMNMRFPTVAPTPLRQILTTAPPAAVDLMEQMLRFNPAERLTATQCLQHPYFTGIGGSSALYAGIATGQPHNPFQIASSGVSASQSISNVGLTSNSSPPPTTSNVSLFKYANLFNQGNRSPLSVSSTSAPFSGSSVLQGNLNSSNIVRSVPAQRKISVTNTADSDDEFNF; encoded by the coding sequence ATGGAGCGCTACACAGTAATGGGCCAGCTGGGCGACGGCTCCTTTGGCACGGTGAGTAAAGCCCAAAACACAAGCACTGGCGAAATAGTGGCAGTGAAGAAGATGAAGCAGCGCTTCCACAGTTGGGAGGagtgcctgcagctgcgtgagaTCCAGTCGCTGCGCaaggtgcagcacctcaACCTGGTGAAGCTGAAGGAAGTGGTGCGCGAGAAGACGGAGCTTTTTCTAATTTTTGAGTACTGCGAAAAGAACATCTTTCAAATTCAGCGCCAGCGCGCCGATCAGATGAGCGGCACCATTGCCTTTAGTGATAAGGAGATCCGTAGCATCATGTGCCAGACGTTACTAGGTGTGCAGGCGATCCACAAGGCAGGCTTTATGCACCGAGACCTCAAGCCAGAGAACTTGCTCATCTCGGGCGACGTGGTGAAGGTCGCCGACTTTGGTCTCGCGAAGGAGATTCGTTCCCGTCCACCGTTCACGGAGTACGTGTCGACACGGTGGTACCGCGCGCCGGAGATTGTGCTGCATTCCACTCACTACAACTCCCCTATAGACATCTGGGCGTGTGCGGTGATCTTCGCTGAGCTCTACTTGTGCCGTCCCCTCTTTCCTGGTACTTCAGAGAGCGACCAGCTCTTCAAGATTTGCTCCGTGCTCGGCTCTCCGGCCCCCAATGAGTGGGATGAGGGGTATCAACTAGCGCGCCGTATGAACATGCGCTTTCCAACCGTCGCGccaacaccgctgcgccaGATCCTTACTacggcaccgccggcggcCGTGGACCTGATGGAGCAGATGCTGCGCTTCAACCCAGCAGAGCGACTCACCGCGACGcagtgcctgcagcacccGTATTTCACTGGCATTGGTGGCAGTTCTGCGCTGTACGCTGGCATCGCGACTGGCCAGCCACACAACCCGTTTCAAATTGCCTCTAGCGGCGTGAGTGCTTCGCAGTCGATCTCGAACGTGGGCTTgaccagcaacagcagcccgCCACCGACAACCTCGAATGTGTCCCTCTTTAAGTACGCTAATCTCTTCAACCAGGGGAATCGCAGTCCGCTCTCTGTTAGCAGTACCTCTGCTCCATTTTCGGGCAGTAGTGTACTCCAAGGCAACCTGAATAGCAGCAATATAGTCCGCTCTGTGCCAGCGCAACGCAAGATCTCCGTCACCAATACGGcggacagcgacgacgagtTTAACTTTTGA